A window of Polaribacter litorisediminis contains these coding sequences:
- a CDS encoding (Fe-S)-binding protein, with protein MNVPTMADMMAQGKQPEVLFWVGAAGSYDDRAKKISRAFVKILQQANVDFAVLGVEESSTGDAAKRAGNEFLFQMQAMMNIEVLNGYEVKKIVTCDPHSFNTLKNEYPSLGGKYEVYHHTQFIQNLIKEGRLQIDNTVLKGKRVTFHDPCYLGRANEVYESPRDLIKRMGVNLTEMKRHKSTALCCGAGGAQMFKDAEKGDKEVNILRTEDALETKPQIIATGCPYCNTMMTDGIKFKEKETEVVVKDIAELIAEANKL; from the coding sequence ATGAACGTACCAACAATGGCAGATATGATGGCTCAAGGTAAGCAACCAGAAGTGTTGTTTTGGGTAGGCGCAGCCGGAAGTTATGATGATAGAGCAAAAAAAATATCAAGAGCATTTGTAAAAATTTTACAGCAAGCGAATGTAGATTTTGCAGTTTTAGGTGTAGAAGAGTCCTCTACAGGTGATGCAGCAAAAAGAGCGGGAAATGAATTTTTGTTTCAAATGCAGGCCATGATGAATATTGAGGTTTTAAACGGATATGAAGTAAAAAAAATTGTTACTTGTGATCCTCATTCGTTTAATACCCTCAAAAATGAATATCCTTCTTTAGGCGGAAAATACGAGGTGTATCATCACACTCAATTTATACAAAATTTAATTAAAGAAGGACGTTTACAAATAGATAATACTGTTTTAAAAGGAAAAAGAGTTACCTTTCATGATCCTTGTTACTTGGGTAGAGCCAATGAAGTATATGAATCTCCAAGAGATTTAATTAAAAGGATGGGCGTTAATTTAACAGAAATGAAACGACATAAATCAACAGCTTTGTGCTGTGGAGCAGGTGGGGCGCAAATGTTTAAAGATGCCGAAAAAGGGGATAAGGAAGTAAATATTTTAAGAACAGAAGATGCCCTTGAAACAAAACCACAAATTATAGCAACAGGTTGTCCCTATTGTAATACAATGATGACCGACGGAATTAAATTTAAAGAAAAAGAAACCGAAGTTGTTGTAAAAGATATTGCAGAATTAATTGCGGAAGCTAATAAACTTTAA
- a CDS encoding SPOR domain-containing protein, producing the protein MKNITTLLLFLVLVFSCTKKETKPENKEFLEPVVKDTILQVDDENPEEISSLIFTVQIAALRKDNEPLSNISDVSLYQEDSLTKYRLGTFETYKEARAYRLKILNTYKGAFVQALKNNAPISITEALQQ; encoded by the coding sequence ATGAAAAATATAACCACTTTGCTTCTTTTTTTAGTACTTGTTTTTTCTTGTACAAAAAAAGAAACTAAACCAGAAAATAAAGAATTCTTAGAACCCGTTGTAAAAGATACAATTCTACAAGTAGATGATGAAAACCCAGAGGAAATTTCATCGCTTATTTTTACAGTTCAGATTGCTGCATTAAGAAAAGACAATGAACCATTATCAAATATTTCTGATGTAAGCTTGTATCAAGAAGATTCATTAACAAAATATAGATTAGGTACTTTTGAAACTTACAAAGAAGCTAGAGCATACAGACTAAAAATTTTGAATACTTATAAAGGTGCCTTTGTACAGGCTTTAAAGAATAACGCTCCTATTTCTATCACAGAAGCTTTACAGCAATAG
- a CDS encoding PH domain-containing protein: protein MTDTFQNNVVNDFPDIVEVEFENIDKNYLKVIYINFLLVFIPFLVGIIVLHQLVFPEKINEFIVPIYIVFFVLFGFILAYLVASFTKRKYVLREKDISYKCGLFVKTLTTVPFSRIQHVETDEKPISRIFGLSSLSVFTAGDSSDDLVIKGITKQKALQIKEFITTEINE from the coding sequence ATGACGGATACTTTTCAAAATAATGTGGTAAATGATTTTCCAGATATTGTAGAAGTGGAATTTGAAAATATTGATAAAAACTATTTAAAAGTAATTTATATTAATTTTCTATTGGTTTTTATTCCCTTTTTAGTAGGTATAATTGTATTGCATCAATTGGTTTTTCCGGAGAAAATTAATGAGTTTATAGTTCCTATTTATATTGTTTTTTTTGTTCTTTTCGGATTTATTTTAGCATACTTAGTCGCAAGTTTTACAAAAAGAAAATATGTTTTAAGAGAAAAAGATATTTCTTATAAATGTGGCTTGTTTGTAAAGACTTTAACCACAGTTCCGTTTTCTAGAATACAACATGTAGAAACTGATGAAAAACCAATTTCAAGAATTTTTGGTTTGTCTTCTTTAAGTGTTTTTACGGCCGGAGATAGTAGTGACGATTTAGTGATTAAAGGAATTACCAAACAAAAAGCATTACAAATAAAAGAATTTATTACCACAGAAATAAATGAATAA
- a CDS encoding PH domain-containing protein, which yields MNNAFDFSVFSRQSPKGILVIYIHLIYKVIKVSWILLFLVLKDFSRISKIGENYIYLSLAVILIFLLIRAYLIYKNFQFKIANEHFILKQGIIKKTSTSIPFHRIQNINFKQNIIQQIIGVYEVNIETAGSSKAEISIKALSFLKAEALKEIISKSTDYTHEIIEKDKSKPILKIGVKELFKVSLTENHLQNLVLFLALILGFFQQIEQVVDSLGRTASLDGFIEESTNALSASFFLVTILLIFLTIIALMSSFVKIFLIHFNLTAYLKEDAFEINQGLLTKKSIVLKKQKVQNITVSTNPLKRLIGISFITFKQAISGRVKVKKDKLIRIAGCKKDQVDVIKTSLFDVTEVENKEKKYPDTYYKRRIFIFTFLFLTILYSAIYLVFKQVEIFYSTLFVLPVTILLIRKKVKKRFYKITDSMLLMSSGLLETHLIYFEIFKIQNIKMKQTIFQKRSNVSDIIFQTASGKIKIPCIQSEDAVKIYNHTLYKVETSKTSWM from the coding sequence ATGAATAACGCTTTTGATTTTTCTGTTTTCTCTAGACAATCACCAAAAGGGATTTTAGTCATTTATATTCATCTTATTTATAAAGTAATTAAAGTATCTTGGATTTTACTTTTTTTAGTTCTTAAAGATTTCTCTAGAATATCAAAAATTGGTGAGAATTACATCTATCTAAGTTTAGCCGTTATTTTAATTTTTTTATTAATTCGGGCTTATTTAATTTATAAAAATTTTCAGTTTAAAATAGCCAATGAGCATTTTATTTTAAAACAAGGAATTATAAAAAAAACAAGTACTTCTATTCCTTTTCATAGAATTCAGAACATCAATTTTAAACAAAATATAATACAACAAATTATTGGCGTTTATGAGGTTAATATTGAAACTGCGGGTTCTAGCAAGGCAGAAATTTCTATAAAAGCGTTATCTTTTCTTAAAGCAGAAGCTTTAAAGGAAATTATTTCAAAAAGTACAGACTATACCCATGAAATTATTGAAAAAGACAAATCAAAACCCATACTTAAAATAGGGGTAAAAGAACTTTTTAAGGTGAGTCTTACCGAAAATCATCTTCAAAATTTAGTGCTTTTTTTAGCGCTTATTCTTGGGTTTTTTCAGCAAATAGAACAGGTAGTAGATAGTTTAGGAAGAACAGCATCTTTAGATGGTTTTATAGAAGAAAGTACAAATGCGCTTTCTGCTAGTTTTTTCTTAGTCACTATTCTATTGATTTTTTTAACGATAATTGCCTTGATGAGTTCTTTTGTTAAAATATTTTTAATCCATTTTAACTTAACAGCTTATTTAAAAGAAGATGCTTTTGAAATTAACCAAGGTTTATTAACAAAAAAATCGATTGTATTAAAAAAACAAAAAGTTCAAAATATTACAGTTTCTACAAATCCTTTAAAACGCCTTATCGGAATTTCCTTTATCACTTTTAAGCAAGCTATAAGTGGCAGAGTCAAGGTGAAAAAAGATAAATTAATACGTATTGCAGGTTGTAAAAAAGACCAAGTTGATGTTATTAAAACAAGTTTATTTGATGTCACTGAAGTAGAAAACAAAGAAAAAAAATATCCAGATACCTATTACAAGCGTAGAATATTTATTTTTACTTTTCTGTTTCTAACCATTTTATATTCAGCTATATATTTAGTTTTTAAACAGGTAGAAATTTTCTATTCAACTCTTTTCGTTCTTCCTGTTACTATTTTGTTAATCCGAAAGAAAGTTAAAAAACGTTTTTACAAAATAACAGATTCTATGTTATTAATGAGCAGCGGTTTATTAGAAACGCATTTAATATATTTTGAAATTTTTAAAATTCAGAATATAAAAATGAAACAGACTATTTTTCAAAAAAGAAGCAATGTGAGCGATATTATTTTTCAAACCGCTTCCGGAAAAATAAAAATACCTTGTATTCAATCTGAGGATGCTGTAAAAATTTATAATCACACTTTATACAAAGTAGAAACAAGCAAGACTTCATGGATGTAA
- the menA gene encoding 1,4-dihydroxy-2-naphthoate octaprenyltransferase, whose product MDVKSFIKAARLRTLPLSVAGIIVGSFLGNNDLTFANTVKVTILETPIFWLAILTTIGFQVLSNFANDYGDGIKGSDKNRTGEARMVASGVITPKQMKSAMIWTTSITLIIAFMLIYVAFGSDNFGYSILFFALGIASITAAIKYTVGKSAYGYSGFGDVFVFVFFGLVSVVGSYFLYTKFINFEIFLPAISIGLLSTAVLNLNNLRDREEDLKNDKNTLVVKLGTEKAKKYHYFLIIGALISALIYVFLDVKMVYQFIFLVAFIPLFKNIKTVAANSIPAALDSELKKVALSTFLFAILFGIGQIL is encoded by the coding sequence ATGGATGTAAAAAGTTTTATAAAAGCAGCACGTTTAAGAACTTTACCGTTATCTGTTGCTGGAATTATTGTAGGTAGTTTTTTAGGAAATAATGATTTAACCTTTGCTAATACTGTAAAGGTTACAATTTTGGAAACTCCTATTTTTTGGTTAGCAATTTTAACCACAATTGGCTTTCAAGTATTATCGAATTTTGCCAATGATTATGGAGACGGAATTAAAGGTTCAGATAAAAACAGAACGGGAGAAGCAAGAATGGTGGCTTCGGGAGTAATTACTCCAAAACAAATGAAATCAGCAATGATATGGACTACAAGTATCACGTTAATTATTGCTTTTATGTTGATTTATGTAGCTTTCGGAAGTGATAATTTTGGGTATTCCATCTTATTTTTTGCATTAGGAATTGCCTCCATTACTGCAGCCATAAAATATACTGTAGGTAAATCTGCTTATGGTTATAGCGGGTTTGGTGATGTTTTCGTGTTTGTGTTTTTTGGTTTGGTAAGTGTGGTTGGTAGTTATTTTTTGTATACAAAATTCATCAATTTTGAAATCTTTTTACCCGCAATTTCTATCGGATTATTAAGCACAGCAGTTTTAAATTTAAATAATTTAAGAGATCGAGAAGAAGATCTTAAGAATGATAAAAACACTCTTGTTGTAAAATTAGGTACAGAAAAAGCCAAGAAATATCATTATTTTTTAATTATTGGTGCGTTAATATCCGCTTTAATTTATGTGTTTTTAGATGTTAAAATGGTGTATCAATTTATTTTTTTAGTCGCTTTTATACCGCTATTTAAAAACATTAAAACGGTTGCAGCAAATAGCATTCCTGCAGCATTAGATAGTGAATTAAAAAAAGTAGCTTTAAGCACATTTTTGTTTGCAATTTTATTTGGAATTGGACAGATATTATAA
- a CDS encoding SRPBCC family protein, whose translation MKTVKIIISIISVLTLAFFATGIIIKETTYTAKVTVNKPIALVFKEFNKHENAKNWIPEIKSFETVNENFGKTGSVYNVIIENQGQEIKMTQRILAYVPNEKVTFYFDAENMLKKDDYLFTEKDGVTTINLNASCNSKTYIMSCMLPYFKGKLENQSQEYLNNFKEFLEQ comes from the coding sequence ATGAAAACAGTCAAAATAATTATCAGTATTATATCCGTATTAACTTTAGCTTTTTTTGCGACAGGCATTATTATTAAAGAAACTACATATACAGCCAAAGTTACTGTTAATAAACCCATTGCCTTGGTTTTTAAAGAGTTCAATAAGCATGAAAACGCTAAAAATTGGATTCCAGAAATAAAATCTTTTGAGACGGTAAATGAGAATTTCGGAAAAACGGGAAGTGTCTATAATGTTATCATAGAGAATCAAGGTCAAGAAATTAAAATGACGCAAAGAATTTTGGCGTATGTGCCCAATGAAAAAGTAACTTTTTATTTTGATGCTGAAAATATGCTAAAAAAAGATGATTATCTTTTTACAGAAAAAGACGGAGTTACAACAATTAATTTAAATGCTTCTTGTAATAGTAAAACGTATATAATGTCTTGTATGTTGCCTTATTTTAAAGGGAAATTAGAAAATCAAAGTCAAGAGTATTTAAATAATTTTAAAGAATTTTTAGAACAATAA
- a CDS encoding o-succinylbenzoate synthase translates to MIQANYKKYILNFKNPSGTSRGVLRTKETWFIILQANDKIGIGETGLFRGLSIDDVPNYEETLTWVCEHINFGLDFLLKELREFPSIQFGLEQAFLSLKSKDKFKLFPSEFTKGTAAININGLIWMGDKQFMKAQIKEKLKSGFSCIKMKIGAIDFDTELELLKAIRNEFSSQEITLRVDANGAFNPKNALEKLQRLSALEIHSIEQPIQQGQPQEMAELCLKTPLPIALDEELIGVFLSEEKKKIIQTIAPQYIILKPSLVGGVAGTKEWINFAEENNTDWWITSALESNIGLNAIAQFTHTLQNKLPQGLGTGELFTNNIKSPLKVKNGTLQYNPTSNWDFNKI, encoded by the coding sequence TTGATACAAGCGAATTATAAAAAATACATTCTTAATTTTAAAAACCCGAGTGGAACATCGCGTGGAGTTTTAAGAACGAAAGAAACTTGGTTTATCATCTTACAGGCAAACGATAAAATAGGTATTGGAGAAACCGGACTTTTTAGAGGCTTAAGTATTGATGATGTGCCTAATTACGAGGAAACATTAACTTGGGTTTGCGAACATATTAATTTTGGTTTAGATTTTTTGTTGAAAGAGCTCCGCGAGTTTCCGTCTATTCAATTCGGATTAGAGCAAGCTTTTTTATCTTTAAAAAGTAAAGATAAATTTAAGTTGTTTCCTTCAGAATTTACAAAAGGAACCGCTGCAATTAATATCAATGGTTTAATTTGGATGGGGGATAAACAGTTTATGAAAGCCCAAATTAAAGAAAAATTAAAATCAGGTTTTTCATGTATTAAAATGAAAATTGGTGCGATAGATTTTGATACAGAACTTGAATTATTAAAAGCGATTCGAAATGAATTTTCATCTCAAGAAATAACCTTAAGAGTGGATGCGAATGGCGCATTTAATCCAAAAAATGCTTTAGAAAAACTACAAAGATTATCAGCTTTAGAAATTCATTCTATAGAGCAACCTATTCAACAAGGTCAGCCTCAAGAAATGGCAGAATTATGTTTAAAAACACCTTTGCCAATTGCTTTAGATGAAGAATTAATTGGTGTATTTTTATCCGAAGAAAAGAAAAAAATAATACAAACAATAGCTCCACAATATATCATTTTAAAACCAAGTTTAGTGGGGGGGGTTGCAGGCACAAAAGAATGGATTAATTTTGCAGAAGAAAATAATACTGATTGGTGGATTACATCTGCATTAGAAAGTAATATTGGTTTGAATGCAATTGCTCAATTTACGCATACTTTACAGAACAAATTACCACAAGGTTTAGGAACGGGCGAATTGTTTACAAACAATATTAAAAGTCCGTTAAAAGTTAAAAACGGAACATTACAATACAATCCAACATCAAACTGGGATTTTAACAAGATCTAA
- a CDS encoding CPBP family intramembrane glutamic endopeptidase, which produces MNYIQQGYKGKSDWFYWLITVLLVFFGWQILGGLPLLAVGFSYSKDLEEFTSAGLNNFMGLGIDKNLFLVLIILTFAIGLLFLYISIKFVHKRTFTSLVTSRKKIDWKRFWVGFLTWGILVVIFTFVGILIEPEIYTYNFNAKPFFILVAISFILLPLQTGFEELLFRGYFMQGIGILAKNRWVPLIITSVCFGLLHGANPEVQKLGYILMVFYIGTGFFYGITTLMDEGTELALGLHAANNVVAAFLVTTDWMVFQTDALFVDTSEPALTLEMFIPVIVLYPLMLLFFSKKYKWTHWKEKLTGRIEKPIIIEE; this is translated from the coding sequence ATGAACTACATACAACAAGGATATAAGGGTAAAAGTGATTGGTTTTATTGGCTAATTACTGTTTTATTAGTGTTTTTTGGTTGGCAAATTTTAGGCGGTCTTCCTTTATTAGCGGTAGGTTTTTCTTATTCAAAGGATTTAGAAGAGTTTACATCCGCAGGTTTAAATAATTTTATGGGTTTAGGAATTGATAAAAATTTATTTCTAGTTCTTATTATTCTTACTTTTGCCATAGGGTTATTATTTCTATATATTAGCATAAAATTTGTTCATAAAAGAACATTTACTTCGCTGGTAACGAGTAGAAAAAAAATTGATTGGAAACGTTTTTGGGTTGGTTTTTTAACTTGGGGAATTTTAGTTGTTATTTTTACTTTTGTCGGTATTTTAATAGAGCCAGAAATTTACACCTATAACTTTAATGCAAAACCATTTTTTATTTTAGTTGCTATTTCTTTCATATTACTTCCCCTTCAAACGGGTTTTGAGGAATTGTTGTTTCGAGGTTATTTTATGCAAGGAATCGGAATTTTAGCTAAAAATAGATGGGTTCCATTAATTATAACTTCGGTTTGTTTTGGCTTGTTACACGGAGCAAATCCAGAAGTTCAAAAGTTGGGTTACATTTTAATGGTTTTTTATATTGGTACAGGTTTCTTTTATGGCATCACTACTTTAATGGATGAAGGCACAGAATTAGCTTTAGGTTTGCATGCTGCCAATAATGTTGTAGCCGCTTTTTTAGTTACTACAGACTGGATGGTTTTTCAGACAGATGCCTTATTTGTAGATACTTCAGAGCCTGCTTTAACCTTAGAAATGTTTATACCAGTCATTGTTTTATATCCATTAATGTTGCTGTTTTTTTCAAAAAAATATAAATGGACGCACTGGAAAGAGAAACTTACTGGTCGAATAGAAAAACCGATAATTATAGAAGAATAG
- a CDS encoding AMP-binding protein has translation MVQNKFHKNFQFNSISFSSSDDLLAYTKVFSEEIHHFLENWFSKSNVIIVQTSGSTGTPKSISLQKKFVINSAKATGAFFDLQENTTALLCLPIQYIAGKLMLIRALTLGWKLDSIESNSNPLKKVEKQYDFSAMVPLQLENSLSKIHLIKKLIVGGGVVSISLQEKLQTVSTDVFATYGMTETITHIAVKKLNHFASLHGKMMIQSYYQTLPNITIYKDDRNCLVIDAPKVAEEIVFTNDVVELISDRHFKWIGRFDHVINSGGVKLHPEKIEEKLAKIISNRFFVIGIPDEKLGEKLILLIEGNQKEISFESSNLTKFEIPKEIYFLDQFVETASGKIQRKKTFEKFFTQ, from the coding sequence GTGGTACAAAATAAATTTCATAAAAATTTTCAATTCAATAGTATTTCATTCTCTTCGTCGGATGATTTATTGGCATATACAAAAGTTTTTTCTGAAGAAATTCATCATTTTTTAGAAAATTGGTTTTCTAAAAGTAATGTCATAATTGTGCAAACTTCGGGTTCTACTGGTACACCAAAATCAATTTCACTTCAAAAGAAATTTGTAATCAATTCAGCAAAAGCAACGGGTGCCTTTTTTGATTTACAAGAAAATACAACCGCATTATTGTGCTTACCAATTCAGTATATTGCGGGTAAATTAATGTTGATTAGAGCACTTACTTTAGGTTGGAAATTAGATAGTATTGAATCCAATTCGAATCCCTTAAAAAAAGTTGAAAAACAGTATGATTTTTCTGCGATGGTACCTTTACAATTAGAGAACTCACTTTCTAAAATACATTTAATTAAAAAACTAATTGTTGGCGGAGGCGTGGTGTCTATTTCGCTTCAAGAAAAATTACAAACAGTTTCTACGGATGTTTTTGCAACCTACGGAATGACAGAAACAATTACGCATATCGCCGTTAAAAAACTGAACCATTTTGCTTCATTGCATGGAAAAATGATGATTCAATCTTATTATCAAACACTCCCGAATATCACTATTTATAAAGATGATAGGAATTGTTTGGTAATTGACGCCCCTAAAGTGGCTGAAGAAATTGTTTTTACAAATGATGTTGTAGAACTTATTTCAGATAGGCATTTTAAATGGATAGGTCGTTTTGATCATGTGATTAATTCGGGTGGTGTAAAATTACATCCAGAAAAAATAGAAGAAAAATTAGCTAAAATCATCTCAAATCGTTTTTTTGTCATCGGAATTCCAGACGAAAAACTAGGAGAAAAACTAATTTTACTGATTGAAGGAAATCAGAAAGAAATAAGTTTTGAAAGTAGCAACCTTACAAAATTTGAAATTCCGAAAGAAATTTATTTTCTAGATCAATTTGTAGAGACAGCATCAGGAAAAATCCAAAGAAAAAAAACATTCGAAAAATTTTTTACTCAGTGA
- a CDS encoding peptidoglycan-binding domain-containing protein, which translates to MKQIILFLLLIIALIIGYGKYSDYKRYSSPEVNYQSTKEIDVSYHNQETLLNYYESIENLDSYIMLQWSANEIDVRTPEKEDLNTKVAIDLYAKKLAKVKYYETVLNNSLQLKEKGLSNIEIKFIEENGIDLKTFRKRNRYEKIKSLFNSDVKLYNGEKNAIIYEVQKELNNNGANITLDGVYRVETLNAIKRFEEQNNLLADGYLDALTLELMFQY; encoded by the coding sequence ATGAAACAAATAATATTATTTTTACTTCTGATTATTGCTTTGATTATTGGTTACGGAAAATATAGCGATTACAAAAGATATTCTTCTCCAGAAGTCAATTATCAAAGTACTAAAGAAATCGATGTAAGCTATCATAATCAGGAGACACTTTTAAACTATTATGAGTCGATTGAGAATTTAGATAGTTACATAATGTTACAGTGGTCGGCAAATGAAATTGATGTTCGAACTCCAGAAAAAGAGGATCTCAATACTAAAGTAGCGATAGATTTATATGCTAAAAAATTAGCAAAAGTTAAATACTATGAAACTGTTCTTAATAATTCTTTGCAATTAAAAGAAAAAGGCCTTTCTAATATCGAAATTAAATTTATTGAAGAAAATGGCATTGATTTAAAAACATTTCGAAAAAGAAATAGATACGAGAAAATAAAAAGCCTATTTAATTCTGATGTTAAGCTCTACAATGGCGAAAAAAATGCTATTATTTATGAGGTTCAGAAAGAACTTAATAATAATGGCGCTAATATTACGTTAGACGGAGTTTATAGAGTAGAAACATTAAATGCCATTAAAAGATTTGAAGAACAAAATAATCTTTTAGCAGACGGTTATTTAGATGCTTTAACGTTAGAACTGATGTTTCAGTACTAA